The segment AATAAAATCTATTCTAACCAGGCAGTGATACTTTACTCTTGCCAATAATTCGTAACCTACTTTGTAACTCATCGGGGGACATGAGAACACTGTCCGAgcttattttctgtttcttcttttcaaaccTTTGGTACTGCCCTTTATTCCAAAAGTTTGACAATATCAGCAGACAGACCATTACACAATGGGTCTCAAAATAATTATTGTCATTAGGTCACATTGATGCTGGCAATTTTATTTAGGGCAACTCAACAAAAAGTCACAATTTTGAATGTGTGGAAAAAGGATGCGTGAGGTCCACACATGAGTCAAGGCTGTTCCTCTCCTTCGGGATATAAATATAGCCCCACTCACCATTACTGCTGTCACTCACAGACTTATAGTGACCTTTTGACCTGGCCTGTACAAAGGAGACTTGAAGCTGACATACTCACTCCAAATGTTTTTCACCAGTGCAGCCAACTGGAGACACATCTaggatttcttcttcttctgggcTTTTATTGCTGTTAGTGTGATAGTTTATCATGGTATCATTTTAACTAATTTGTCTGATTTCCTCTGTTCTCCAGTAGACAGTGTAAACGTACGGGAGGCAGCCAAATAGGAGGTTCTCACAGTAATTGGACAGTTGAATGTTTCTCAACACCTGATGTGCAGGCTGAGGTCAGAGTTTGTTGAGACCACCAACTTGTGTTGTTGGACAGCTTGGAGATGTTACTGCAGCAAGCCACGGCTTGGCCATGAGTGGGCGGTGTTTTCCTTTACACACttcactttctcttctctgtcactGCACTGCTGCTTTATCTCTACAACTGTATAACGCATCTGAATGTCCTTTTGTGATCTGTTGCCTTATGACAAACTACAGCAAgcaccatcatcaggtcaatAATTTCATGTATCCATTGAAATGTTTCAACATCTACCTGAGGGATTGGCACAAAATTTGGTTttgacattcatggtccccagaagATGCACTTTAAGGACTTTGGTGATCTCCTTACTTCACCTCtagtgccaccatgaggttgaacTTTATGTTTTACCATTCAATTTTCATGTCAAAATTCTCATCTGCCTTATAATTTCATTATCGAATACCTGCAAAACTTACAgtctcagctgtactttgtgctTGTGCTGCTTAGGAGATGCTAGTAATGCTAACCTCAAATAGTGAGCATGGTAAAGAGCTAAGCTTTAGACATAGTCAGTCTTGTTATAATAACACTGTATCACATGAATATTCATAATATGAAAGAGATGCATCATCACCAGACTGCAGTTCCCATAACTTAACAGCGGATTTTAGCATTTGGAGGTTGATGTTTTGGATTCATGGCcaacaacatttatatttttcttcacTCTCATCAACAGCATTGGTTTAGAcgataaactgtaaaaatggtCGACAAGACGGCACCACTAGAGTAAGTCAAAGTATCTCAATTGCCACtgggtggctggctgcagtataggtcacaaaccgcacctcatccatgttagcagatgggatatggaccaaagtaaaaagtatGAGTCCACGTCAGATAAGCTAAGCTAAGTGTGTAAAACTTAAgtgttatgtttatgtttgtgtttttttcccaaacattttttatatagtCAAATAAATGAGTTAATTATTTGCCAGTAGGCATGacaattacatttctgtttgcaatGATCATTCTTAAGAAGCAGTCTTATGTGACTGTGGGTAGTCTGCAACAACGTTTGTCTTAAAATGAACCGTGGTTTAAATTCACTGGGAACTCTTATCACACCCTCAGTAAaccttgttgttttcttgtaacctctcatttaatatttttgagAAGTTagggtttctcttttttctgccGTTAGATCCCAGAACAAAGTACTTCCTGTATCTTGACCACAAAAAGAGCAAACAAGTACATGGGTTCACTCTAGTATAAAGGCTTGCATCCCCTTAAATAGATCCCTTATAAGCACCGTGTCGCCCAATGACAAGCTTCTCTCCCCGACAATCCGACCACAGCACACAGTTGGTTGTGTCTCAGTTGTTTTAGTGGAGGTTTAACATGGAACATGAAGACAAAGATGGCCAGAGAATCAAAGAAAGGGCGTGAGAACACTGCTCTGCCAAATCCTCAAACTGCGTCGATGGCACAGATGGTTACGGCTCCACTAAAATCGtccgaaaaagaaaaaaaatatggcTTTAGATTTAGCGCAGTGCTTCTGAGAAACATGAGGGAAGAGTTATGACATACGGGAGATGTTCACATGACACATTAGTGGGAGAGTGACACACCCAATTCCAAGGAGGCCTGTTAGACTTCACCAGAGCATATGACACTGCTGCCATATTCTCATGTCAGTGACACCCGCAGAAACTTATGAAGAAGGGTGTTGAACAGTACATGCTCAGTGACAACAGGAGTTTCGATTTCAAAAACTGTCAACTGCCTCGTTTtacttttcttacttttttGGGGAAATCTATATATTTACCAacaatgtaaagaaaatgtattcttattatttttagattttccaACTAAATTTAATCGAAATAGATTCCCAGCCTTTGCAGGATATATCTTGCTGTTCTCAGTTTTGGGGCCATCAAAAATATGAATTCTAAATTCTTcataaaatcttaaaatttcAAAAACAGCATAAAGAACATGCTTTATCCTCTTTTGTTACTCAACAGCAGCAgtagttgtttattttctcatttgcaGCGTTTGTCCCAAAAATCGTATGGCCCCTGAAGGGTGGACCTGCTTTCCAGGTTGTGTTAAACTCACCAGGGTGCACGTGCTGTTGTCTGAGCACGAATTGACCCTTAATCAGCGAAGCTTTGTCAACAGCAACTGAGAGCAACAATCATCTGCCCTATAGATAGGTTGGTTGTGTACTGGGGTCTGGGGCTGGGGAAAGGAAAAGGCTGTCAAGAGGGGAAGAGCCTGAGCTAACCTCTGTGTCTCGTGTTTCTACTGTGCACTAATAGACGCCTGTCATCATTATGGACAGAAACAGAAGGGCGCCTGCCAGCTGCATGACCCCCATAAAATAGGACAGGAAATCCTAGCAGGGAATGAAAGGGAACGagatctcttctcttctcttctcttctctttccttatCCAATAATCCTTCGTCCACTCTTTGACCTGTCCCTTGTGCTGCAAAACTGCAGTATCTATTCTAGGAAGGAAAATCAAACTATTTGCTTGTTTGGTTGCTGAAACATATGACATGATTGGTCACTTTCACATCAGCTGAACAGCTCATTTACCTTGTCGTGTATGCCTGTAAAACCCTTCTTTTCACCTCTGTCAACAGGCTCAGGcagttttatatttctgtcacGCTGGGAAGAACCTGTATAATTATTACAAACGCTGTTTCACCCTTTGCTCTGCAACCAAAGTCCAGGGTCTGTAATGTAACAGGACTTTGTCACACTTCTCTCAGTAGTGTCCACTGAAACGTGACAAGCGCTTTATCAGGGTGCCTGCCTATCAGATCCCAGAGAGTTCATGCTGAACACAACGTCCACAGGAAGCCAGATCTGTTATTACAGCCAATAAGATAGCAGGACAAGCTTTATTGTAGTTCTGAGGCTACACATTAATCCACTCTGTTGAATGATGTACAGCCCATCATGTGATAAGTTCAGTCATTACCACTAGTACAATCATAATTATCATGGAACGTGGCAACAGGCCTCCCTGCCAGAGCTACGGCAAGAAAAAGAAGTACACCAATGACCAAAAAAGTCACAATCACatgattttataaaaatatcGTATGTGCCTGAGAGTGAAAACAGCTACAAAGTGCACATACGCATGATTATCTGTATTTGCATACacatgtctgcgtgtgtgtaagtgtgcaaTGCCATGGAGacgtctgtgtgcgtgtgtgttcactgCGTGATTCACAGTGTCACAACTGCGTGCAGAAACGACTGGACATCCTGAGCGGAAACCACAGCCGTCGAAGCTGCGTTTTCCTGCGACATCCAACCTAACGCTCTCACAAAGAGTCACTTGACTGGACCCTCATATAGGAAGTGAAAGAGGAAGCCCCTCGTCCATCCTGTCCACTATCCCAATCTCTTCTCTGTGCTTCACGTGAAGCTACTCTTATAGACGACCACATATGAAACACTTCTTTCACTGTTGCAACACAACAGTGAAAGAACTGGTTGGGGCTGGAAACGGCTCGGTACTGAAGGTCAAATGTCTGGTCAGTTGACATCTAGCTACAGAAGATGAGTGACAATCATTACTGTGAATGTAGGATTCACTGATTGATCAGCAGGGTTTGTTTGAAACAAAAGAATATTTGCTTAGCTGATCAACTGGGTCTCATTTGGCAGGCCTTTCCTCTATCTAATCTCAAACAGTTTTTGTGACAGTCAGTCTGAAGCATTTCAACAAGGTACTCAGTGTTTAGTCAGCCCAGCTGGACCAAACCAATACAGTGCAGGGCAGATGGGTATGATATCACAGATGGAAGTGGTGAGTGTTTGACTGGGGCCCGCGGCTCGAGGCCTCTGCTTGTGTTCATTGGTGTCAGTGTGCGTAGACTGGCAGCCTACATTCCTCTGCCTGTCCCCACACAATGGTCAGTATCTGCAGCattcctctgtctgtgtccgCTGTCTGAGATGCAGCCAGGCCTTGGCAAGAGCCAGGACTCAGCCAAGAGATTGGCACTGTGTTCCACTGATTCATAAAGACACATTGGAGTGTTTAGCTGACCACCAGAAAGTGTTATTCGCTTATTTACTGTGTAAACATTTGTTATAATTAAATTTAGgttgaacatttattttctcttattaggCGCCATTAATTAAAAAGGTATCTGCAGGAgagattttaaaataatgtagGAGATAATGATGCTTCCTCTTTAACCTGCTTAATCATCTCGTTCTGACCTTTTTTTCTGCAATCATTCCCCTTTCCCCATCTGCTAAAAAAAACTGCAAGCATGTCTTTTCTAAACCATTTTCATCGCTCTTTATCCTTCTCCAGCGATTTTGCTGTCTCTCTTGTTCTGATGCCACAGCCGTGCAGACACCTTTCCCTCCTGCTGACTCAGTAGCCAGCCTCAGGCGCTGTGGGCTTGGGGTGTTGGTAgcgggggagaggaggaggaggaggttgggaggaaggggaggagggggtgtgggtgggggtgCGAGGCTCCCACATCAGGCCCACCAGCCTATCACATGCGAGGGAAAAGAGCTGGCTAATCGTTTCTACAATGGCACCCTGCACACTGTCACACCACAAACCGCTCTCCTCGCCAATACTCCTACTGTATTATTCTGCTGTTGCTTGGAAATCCTTATATGAAGCCTGCTAGTGCGCAAACCTATGCAactgaacaaataaatacatgctACTAAATACACAATGCAAAATATATATGCACGTATACATATAGATGCATACCTTAAACTAAATTTTCTCCAGTCTAGGATCTGCAAATGTAAACTGAATGCAGTTCAGTGTAAAATTATATGTAATTCTGGAGGATGCAgtatgttaatgtttaaattaattatGCCATTCACAAATCGTGACATGTAAAATGATATTAACAAATTTCTTCTATATCAACTCTTTCACGTGTGAATTGTAGTTTTAAGACCACAGTTATTTGAGTAGGTTTACTGTTAGTTTATTtatgagaacatttttaaaatagaGGAAACCTCAAATTAGATTGAAGTCGTGCCTTAAAATGTAGTCTTACACCACAGCCACTGATTAATGACTACTTCCCagtaacattaaaataattattcattGCTATAACCATCTGGTTATTTTCTGCCACATCGTTGATGCTCACAGAACGCAGTCAGATCCGCCGTACACTCCCAGCGCAGCCGGTTGACCTTCAGGGATTGGGCCTGTTTTCAGAAGGAAAATGCTTTTGCACCTGTGATGAGATTTTAGAGCTGCTTTCTCTCTACGGAGGGGTGAGGTCAAAACGGTCAGGGGTCACACTTGAAAAGAGAACCTGGTTTCCAGGCATTAGCGTGGTGCCATTAACCGAGCCACCTGCCCAGCTGAAGTCTTACAGAGAGGGGAAAGTGAAAATGTCTCCTACGACAGCGAGGAACTTGTCACAGAGGTTATAAACTCATTTTACAATGTGGCCACTTATCACACATTATCACAGTGGACTTGGAACTATTACGGTCATCCAAATATTATTGTAGTCCTGAGCTGAGAATGATCTATGTTCAGGAAACTTGCTTGAGGATTTCAGACAAACATATCAAGTGAAAGGATTCCTGTGGAGCTGGCAGAAGGAGCGGCGAGCGGCGAGCTGTGTgctgtggttgttgttgctctcttcctctgttaATGAATGCAGAGGTGATCTGTTTGTCtgaggaagagagcagagaggaagcctGATTTCCACTCCGTTTTATCTGTGCCCCACAGGCCCCTGCCAGTCAGCCCCATGTGCTTTCACATGCCGGGGTCCCACAGGAAGCAGCACTCCATGAAGGGCAAAGGTCAGAGAAGGGGAGAAAGCCGATCGTCCTTTCATTCACCACCAAACTGACAAATACACAACGCTGTGATTGTTAGTGTTCTTGTGATTTTTAGCTGTCCAGTAAAAATAATGACGCAACGTGACTTTTTGAAACTAACACTGTGGATGTATTGTCATATTTCACAATATGATTTTAGAATAGATGTATAGCACAAGCAGTTTTTTGTGGGTGTAGTCCGCAGTGTGCACAAATAAGTCAGTTTACTTCCTGATTTATGTACAATATGCGCTCTATCTTTCAGTGCCTCGATTCTACATGGCGTGCACAAATATTATGTTGAACGGAGCTGCCTTTATAGattttgtcatttcaaaactctttttctttacaatttttggaaataaatattacaaatgttgGAGTAGGTCTCATAAGTATAACAAATTACACTGCCATGGTGGAAACTGCAAAGAAAATGGTGCATGTGAGTGCGATGTTTTACTGTAAAGAACATTATTTTGTGGGACAGTAATTTGTCAGCAGATGagacacagttttaaaaagtcacaaTAGGTTTATTGATCCAtagtaaatgaaaaaacagtgaatgaaaaacaatttacataattgtatattatatttaaaagaaaagtcaacAAGGAACACAGTCTCTGTCCAGCAGAATCAGtttcataaaaataatatgaaCGTCATTTCTAgcatcagttgttttttttgagaTGTTTTCTATTTTAGGGAAGCTGAACACAAAATATAATTGGAGCTTCAAAAACCAagcaaagcaacaaaaaaaaaaaaatcaccaaaaCAAAATTTGAGCTGTAACTGAAGCTGAATGATtaaattcatatattcataAAAGGGAATATTCTCTGATTTCAAGTATCTCCTTTCAGACAAACTGCAGATATgtctgtgtaaaataaaaacatctcatACATGTCCTGCATGCATGCTTCATACTAATTTACTATTCAGACCTTGTTGCCTGGTTGTATCTATGAGGCTACAATTATTTCAGTGACAGCCTTTTTGTCCAACATGAATTAAAACTCGATGTATCCACGGGGCTGTTTGTCAAGGAGCAGGGCAGCTGTCACCATAAATGCCTCTCTGTGGAAAAGACTCAGTTCTGCAGGAAAGGAACCAACTCACATTAAATACTCGGGTGAGGAAGGGTTGTCACTGGTGGACCCTGTTTCGTGGTAGCAGTTGGCACCGGACAGtttctcacatttcattttgtatGCGTCCCTCTCCCGGATCAGTCTGTTGAGTTCGTGTTTGAGCTGCTCGACCTGTGACACCAGGCTGGTCTTTTCATGCTCCAGGACGTGTTTCTGCTGGACGCGCTTGTAGCGGCAGGACTGTGCGTAACCTCGGTTTTTCAGGGTCCGGCGCTTCTGCTTCAGACGCATCACCTCGTCCTTGCCGAGGCCTCTGAGGAGCCGGTTCAGCTCCCTGACGGACATGGACACCAGCTGGTCGTCTGAGAAGTGGCTGTCGGATCGCCTGTCGTGGCGGCTGTGCGGCTGCCCGAGGTGATGGTGCGCACCGAAGATCTCCTGGTCGTCGGGCGAATCGGGGTCGTCGCCCTCCAGCTCGTCTTTGAGATAGGGGTCTTGGCAGAGGCTGCTGGGTATGCCTTGCATGTCGGGGTGACCTGACAGTCCCGGATAGTGCTGGACAGACTCGTTCAGGTGGCCGTACCCATCGTACTCGGCTTGGAAAGGTGGCTGATGGTGGCCGTGGGGCGCTGCCGGGTGTCCCTGCTGCGCCGTGGCGCCGATGAGGGCCTCCACTGCGTCCTCGGGTGTAAGGCCAAACGCTTGTGGGTACATTTGCTGGGGGTAACCCCCGTTGTTGGGTATCCAGAACTGCTCAGCCCCGGGGTTATTTCTCTGCTCGTTTGGATTCAGGTTTGGTGATGAGGGCACCGAGTTGCAAGGGGTGCTGCCGGGGGTAGAGGAAACAGAGTCCGGTCGCTGGAGCTGGTTGCACGGCCCGATGAAGGAGCGGTCCACCCCCTGCATCGCTTCTTTCTTGACACCGAACTTCATTAGGTCGAAATCGCTGACGAAATCCATGGGTGTTTTCTGCAGTCCCAAATGTGAATGCGCCTCGGCGGTCATATTTTAAACGGCAGAACGGTCTCTTCACAGAGCTCCAGAAGTCCACTGCTTTTTCATGCAGTCAGCGAGGGTGCACtcactttggaaaaaaaatgcagtAATTCCGAACTTCGATCTCAGCTCAGAAGGAATAAAACGACATGCGAGCGTAAAAAGGCTCCACAGCCTGTCAAACTGTGCCGAGTGGAGAGTCTGCAGCGCGCCGCCCGCTTCGCGTCAGGAGCCACAAAGTAAAAAGTCCACTGATGCTCTGGCTGCTCAGGAGGAGCGCACTTATTTCATAAAGCTGCATTTGCATGATGTCACGCCTTCCAGACTACACCTCCACGCTGCTctccaatgaaaacacagtaaagAGGATGATTTGCATAAAAGCTGCTGCAAGTCGGTCTCCACGAGCTGCTCGCGAGGATCATTTGACCAAAACCTATAAATGCACAGAGGCTCACATTCTCTTCCTAAAGTGTTTTCTCTTATATCACCGCTCCACCGTCTTTTACATGTTAGTGTATTTATCCAGAAGTGGTTTTTCAATTTTCACAGGTCCAGTCAAATACGTGAATTGGTTATT is part of the Hippoglossus hippoglossus isolate fHipHip1 chromosome 5, fHipHip1.pri, whole genome shotgun sequence genome and harbors:
- the mafbb gene encoding v-maf avian musculoaponeurotic fibrosarcoma oncogene homolog Bb, whose protein sequence is MTAEAHSHLGLQKTPMDFVSDFDLMKFGVKKEAMQGVDRSFIGPCNQLQRPDSVSSTPGSTPCNSVPSSPNLNPNEQRNNPGAEQFWIPNNGGYPQQMYPQAFGLTPEDAVEALIGATAQQGHPAAPHGHHQPPFQAEYDGYGHLNESVQHYPGLSGHPDMQGIPSSLCQDPYLKDELEGDDPDSPDDQEIFGAHHHLGQPHSRHDRRSDSHFSDDQLVSMSVRELNRLLRGLGKDEVMRLKQKRRTLKNRGYAQSCRYKRVQQKHVLEHEKTSLVSQVEQLKHELNRLIRERDAYKMKCEKLSGANCYHETGSTSDNPSSPEYLM